Proteins encoded together in one Stigmatella aurantiaca window:
- a CDS encoding AHH domain-containing protein, with protein MSKPKKSDNFTKQPLGSGASDIFNPDLSAKPTFFPELDDKDYPAELLEELKKDKQQQDKEAEDACPPEPKRPIRLRGFHKYRTAAYIHDQGKLGKNGRDYYTKRPDYGKETLDAALASGLISQRTYDILSDDKKWKDAMAFPREGSPSKYSKYSKRFLLSNINRHKADEDNFYLTGSWYPYQWTAHHLIPHEALSGKNLSSDEYDLLVESGYDVNNGHNGIIAPACSWAVPMHQIIQHKGSHDMYTEFVERLIASVKGSLKTLADQTQQQTPPKDHKTVLADVLDELTKKEQVLWNRLLKISATVVPEVMRGSQAARTFVVSFKRNKGKSLYPFGVLI; from the coding sequence GTGAGCAAGCCGAAGAAGAGCGACAACTTCACCAAGCAGCCCTTGGGCTCCGGTGCGAGCGACATTTTCAACCCGGACCTGTCAGCCAAGCCGACGTTCTTTCCCGAACTGGACGATAAGGATTACCCGGCGGAGCTCTTGGAGGAACTGAAGAAAGACAAGCAGCAACAGGACAAAGAGGCCGAGGATGCCTGCCCTCCCGAACCTAAGCGCCCAATTCGGCTGCGCGGCTTCCATAAGTACCGGACGGCGGCATACATCCACGACCAAGGCAAGTTGGGCAAGAACGGTCGCGACTACTACACGAAGCGGCCCGACTACGGGAAGGAAACGCTGGACGCCGCGCTGGCCTCGGGCCTCATCAGTCAGAGGACGTACGACATCTTGAGCGACGACAAGAAGTGGAAGGACGCGATGGCGTTTCCCCGTGAAGGCTCGCCGTCGAAGTATAGCAAATACAGCAAGCGCTTCCTGCTCAGTAACATTAACCGGCACAAGGCAGATGAAGACAACTTCTACCTGACCGGCTCCTGGTATCCCTATCAGTGGACCGCTCACCACCTCATTCCGCACGAGGCGCTCTCGGGGAAAAACCTCAGCAGCGATGAGTATGACCTACTTGTGGAGTCGGGCTACGATGTCAACAACGGTCACAATGGCATTATCGCCCCGGCCTGCTCCTGGGCCGTGCCCATGCACCAAATCATCCAGCACAAGGGCAGCCACGACATGTACACCGAGTTTGTGGAGAGGTTGATCGCCTCGGTGAAGGGTTCCCTCAAAACACTGGCAGATCAGACCCAGCAGCAGACCCCACCCAAGGATCACAAGACGGTGCTCGCGGATGTGCTAGATGAGCTGACCAAAAAGGAGCAGGTGCTTTGGAACCGTCTCTTGAAGATCAGCGCGACGGTCGTGCCGGAAGTCATGCGCGGGAGCCAAGCCGCACGGACTTTCGTCGTCTCCTTTAAGCGTAACAAGGGCAAGTCCCTCTATCCCTTTGGGGTACTGATCTGA
- a CDS encoding imm11 family protein, with the protein MAGNDYWVLKTDYTSAVIKELPPGGPEAFILDRGERVAQLFPPDATVRFSEDYPTRRKVCDFMSTIFGAHIVSAKVKRILEEQGANNCEFIPLTILDHKSKLASKEHFLLNVLGHVEAVDMERSQVVMNSILKDRIGNFEHMVLDRAAIPPNAVIFRLSRKRDEFLVNQATYDALTKEGITGLKCFQADGWDGMDIY; encoded by the coding sequence ATGGCAGGCAACGACTACTGGGTCCTGAAGACCGACTACACCAGCGCCGTTATCAAGGAGTTGCCGCCGGGCGGGCCGGAGGCCTTCATCCTGGATCGTGGCGAGCGCGTGGCGCAGCTGTTCCCGCCCGATGCCACCGTGCGCTTTTCGGAGGACTATCCTACGCGGCGCAAGGTCTGCGACTTCATGTCTACCATCTTCGGCGCCCACATCGTGTCCGCCAAGGTGAAGCGCATCTTGGAGGAGCAGGGCGCGAACAACTGTGAGTTCATTCCGCTGACCATCCTCGACCACAAGAGCAAGCTGGCCAGCAAGGAGCACTTCCTGCTCAACGTGCTGGGCCACGTGGAAGCCGTGGACATGGAACGCTCCCAGGTGGTGATGAACTCCATCCTGAAGGACCGCATCGGCAACTTCGAGCACATGGTGCTCGATCGGGCTGCTATCCCGCCTAACGCTGTCATCTTCCGGCTTTCGCGCAAGCGCGACGAGTTCCTCGTCAACCAGGCCACGTACGATGCCCTAACAAAGGAAGGGATCACCGGCCTCAAGTGCTTCCAGGCGGACGGCTGGGACGGGATGGACATCTACTAG
- a CDS encoding DUF6484 domain-containing protein produces the protein MSTRSDAPEPSPDTRTLAPILGSREGWAVGIDSQGRLLVDFEDNPLGQPVPVRLAVALDVQARQAAVSSRQRVVLLFEKGDPRLPFLMALLHEPSPTPLLDALLEPDPIPPRLPAEARVDGRRVVLEGQDEVVLQCGEASITLRRNGKIVIQGVTVETRARGAHRIKAGTVDIN, from the coding sequence ATGAGCACACGGTCAGACGCCCCGGAGCCCAGCCCGGATACCCGCACGCTGGCGCCAATCCTGGGCAGCCGAGAGGGCTGGGCCGTCGGCATCGACTCGCAGGGCCGGTTGCTCGTGGACTTCGAGGACAACCCCCTTGGACAGCCTGTGCCTGTGAGATTGGCGGTGGCACTCGACGTCCAGGCCCGGCAGGCCGCCGTTTCGTCTCGCCAGCGGGTAGTGCTGCTTTTCGAGAAGGGGGACCCGCGCCTGCCTTTTCTCATGGCCCTGCTGCATGAGCCCAGCCCGACGCCGCTGCTGGATGCACTGCTGGAGCCGGATCCCATCCCTCCGCGCCTTCCGGCCGAGGCCCGCGTCGATGGACGGCGGGTCGTCCTAGAGGGGCAAGACGAGGTCGTCCTCCAATGCGGGGAAGCCAGCATCACCCTGCGGCGCAACGGGAAGATCGTCATCCAAGGCGTCACCGTCGAGACGCGAGCCCGGGGCGCCCACCGAATCAAGGCGGGCACGGTCGACATTAACTGA